The Podospora pseudocomata strain CBS 415.72m chromosome 1 map unlocalized CBS415.72m_1, whole genome shotgun sequence genome has a segment encoding these proteins:
- a CDS encoding uncharacterized protein (EggNog:ENOG503P5EI; BUSCO:EOG092658X5; COG:S) — translation MASKRLLTTSISTLTRLTTQPISRSALPRQLLNSQLQPLRFAHNIPRPRASPIPSTPSSSTPSTPSTTPPSSPSTKPPQPSYELTFTCVPCNTRSRHTVSKQGYHHGSVLIACPGCKNRHVISDHLKIFGDKALTVEDILKSKGELVKKGTLGEDGDLEFWEDGSTTVRDHEALAKEAEERERRKKEVEEREREMVAGSTFKSVKSEGKE, via the coding sequence ATGGCCTCCAAAcgcctcctcaccacctcaatatccaccctcacccgactcaccacccaaccaatATCACGATCAGCACTcccccgccagctcctcaatTCTCAATTACAACCCCTCCGTTTCGCCCACAACATCCCCCGACCACGAGCCAGTCCCAtaccatccaccccctcctcctcgactccatcaacaccctccacaacccccccatcctccccctcaaccaagccaccccaaccctcctACGAGTTGACCTTCACCTGCGTCCCCTGCAACACCCGCTCCCGCCACACAGTCTCCAAACAAGGCTACCACCACGGCTCCGTCCTCATCGCCTGCCCCGGCTGCAAAAACCGCCACGTCATCTCCGACCACCTCAAGATCTTCGGCGACAAGGCCCTCACCGTCGAGGACATCCTAAAGTCCAAAGGCGAGCTGGTAAAAAAGGGTACActgggcgaggatggcgacCTAGAGTTCTGGGAGGATGGCTCCACCACCGTGAGGGACCACGAAGCGCTCGCtaaggaggcggaggagagggaacggaggaaaaaggaggttgaagagagggagagagagatggtGGCGGGGAGTACGTTTAAGAGTGTTAAGTCGGAGGGCAAGGAATag
- a CDS encoding uncharacterized protein (EggNog:ENOG503NUIY; COG:D; COG:Z): protein MAQQQHQQPSTPAGTGNSIFGGPAHLQQPAGLLAQSSFSSFSTALTPASAASSNNTYIMPNSPLKHRAAMDGYRPKVTRTLGQRPACLVNASVTYCGNNQIYAFGGFDQYTDEVYNHVLRLDLVSHQWNLVDNYGDIPGVRMGHTATLYKGDKLLVFGGENEHRTYLSDLIIFDLKTAHWTQPQVTGPIPKGRARHAAVLHEDKLFIVGGITGHDNYVLDDICYLDLKTFTWSKSWRFVGRFDHSAYIWSDRVWVFGGLSEDMDKVSDLWWLDLKGNPAFESPPHIGTLDRSGLSRSAASPRPSYPSVQSTAVGSSGYAANSRTAQVNPPSFHLKTYAPQAPGAISALKFVSGPNVPSQMQGIHFHVYSSGTLLDFVTPAATITSKECSLSALDLAALRWQKLAEGREIFKPGYRWHYCTMNEDGTKAWLLGCPTDPGAIDLGANGLEEYLSDIMEIDLRRYGFLGNNMAPEPRTTRPSSRTRHVETPSKGLGDDLAKLFNQPPESGSGTDFIVTALSRDFDEEEVMGSALVHAQVDSVGDTDPDQTWLSPDTPTSPPIHVHRLILQARWPHFARLWSSQMAEFHTKKMHIPEPYSVVKAFLYYLYTDRIDPPDQNGNETTADLADVAGLLVMSNIYNIPHLRLLCVNRLSKELDVDHACIIWYCAGLSNEEWLRKRAANFCMTHWGRIVRTVGFQRLPRNALVELSQEVDSEGRVVAGEELDMMQVGFGVGGIDRGGGLGRKDSVGSDQEGGRGVMESDGHEDGEEEEDGMEMS from the exons ATggcgcaacaacaacatcagcagCCTTCAACGCCCGCCGGCACCGGTAATTCTATCTTTGGCGGGCCCGCTCACCTCCAACAGCCCGCCGGCCTCCTCGCTCAGTCTTCGTTCTCGTCCTTCTCGACAGCACTCACACCTGCTTCGGCCGCATCGTCGAACAATACCTACATCATGCCGAACTCGCCGCTCAAGCACCGCGCCGCCATGGACGGCTACCGTCCCAAAGTCACACGCACTCTCGGCCAGCGCCCGGCCTGTCTCGTCAATGCCTCAGTGACGTATTGTGGTAACAACCAGATTTATGCCTTCGGAGGCTTTGACCAGTACACCGACGAGGTTTACAATCATGTGTTGCGACTGGATCTTGTCAGCCACCAGTGGAACCTGGTCGATAACTACGGGGACATCCCCGGTGTTCGGATGG GCCACACGGCGACGCTGTACAAGGGGGACAAGCTGTTGGTTTTCGGAGGCGAGAACGAACATCGAACTTATCTCTCGGATCTTATCATCTTTGACTTGAAGACTGCCCACTGGACACAGCCACAAGTGACGGGACCTATTCCAAAAGGCCGCGCTCGCCATGCTGCTGTGCTACATGAGGACAAGCTCTTTATCGTGGGTGGTATAACAGGCCATGACAACTATGTGTTGGACGACATATGTTATTTGGATCTTAAGACCTTCACCTGGTCCAAGTCGTGGCGTTTTGTTGGGCGGTTCGATCACTCTGCATACATTTGGAGTGACAGGGTCTGGGTGTTTGGTGGCTTGAGTGAAGATATGGACAAGGTTAGTGACCTGTGGTGGCTGGATCTCAAGGGCAACCCAGCGTTTGAGTCTCCTCCACATATCGGCACCCTCGATCGATCCGGTTTATCTCGAAGTGCGGCATCACCACGGCCATCGTATCCTTCCGTCCAGTCTACAGCTGTGGGCTCTTCCGGTTATGCTGCCAACTCTAGGACTGCACAGGTCAACCCACCGTCATTCCACCTGAAGACATATGCGCCACAAGCACCCGGGGCCATTTCTGCGCTCAAGTTTGTCAGCGGTCCTAATGTCCCATCTCAGATGCAAGGCATCCATTTCCATGTCTACTCTTCAGGAACACTCCTGGACTTTGTAACACCAGCAGCTACGATTACGTCAAAAGAATGCTCACTATCAGCCTTAGATTTGGCAGCCTTACGGTGGCAGAAGCTTGCAGAAGGTCGAGAGATATTCAAGCCAGGCTATCGGTGGCATTACTGCACTATGAATGAAGATGGCACGAAAGCATGGCTGCTCGGCTGCCCTACCGATCCAGGGGCTATTGATCTCGGGGCTAATGGCCTGGAGGAGTATCTTTCGGACATTATGGAAATTGATCTGCGGCGCTACGGGTTCCTAGGAAACAACATGGCTCCAGAGCCTCGCACCACCCGCCCGTCCTCCCGCACCCGGCACGTCGAAACACCTTCCAAGggccttggtgatgatctAGCGAAGCTCTTCAACCAGCCCCCAGAATCAGGCAGCGGCACGGATTTCATCGTCACCGCGCTCTCGAGGgactttgacgaggaagaggttaTGGGCTCGGCACTCGTCCACGCCCAAGTAGACTCTGTCGGCGACACGGACCCCGACCAGACCTGGCTGTCACCAGACACGCCTacctccccacccatccACGTTCATCGGCTCATCCTCCAAGCCCGTTGGCCGCACTTTGCCCGGTTGTGGTCTTCTCAGATGGCCGAGTTTCACACCAAAAAAATGCACATTCCTGAACCATACTCTGTCGTCAAAGCATTCTTGTACTACCTCTACACTGACCGGATCGATCCGCCTGATCAAAACGGCAACGAAACCACTGCCGACCTGGCTGATGTAGCAGGCTTGTTGGTCATGTCGAATATTTACAACATTCCCCACTTGAGACTGTTGTGCGTGAATAGATTGTCAAAGGAGCTGGATGTGGATCATGCGTGCATTATCTGGTATTGCGCGGGGTTGTCGAACGAGGAGTGGTTGAGGAAGCGGGCAGCGAACTTTTGCATGACGCACTGGGGGAGGATCGTGAGGACGGTTGGGTTTCAGCGGTTGCCGAGGAATGCGCTGGTGGAGCTCAGCCAGGAGGTGGATagtgaggggagggtggtggcgggcGAGGAACTGGATATGATGcaggttgggtttggggttggcggaattgatagggggggggggctggggaggaaggaTAGTGTGGGGAGTGATCAAgagggtgggagaggggtgatggagagtgatgggcatgaggatggagaggaagaggaggatgggatggagatgAGTTAG
- a CDS encoding uncharacterized protein (COG:D; EggNog:ENOG503NWUS) gives MASRNRPRPIRRPLINKDAGGFDQCWATLQSAMTDIHNKNASKLSFENLYRASYKITLVKRGEELFEKVKEFETEWFHKHIIPGVDELVRNNLPSIALIQLATSSSHERREAGERLLRGIRKIWEDHNTSMNLIADMLMYLERSCVETKQASVYATTIGLFRDHILKYGLKDVDGSDQPFIIMDVVTAVVLDLINMDRDGDIVDRNLLRDITGMLEQLYETDEEKENEKLYTTIFEPRFLAASEVFYKAECEKLLRESDAGSWLRHTRRRLLEEEERCVTSISNSTKDNIAAVLEKELILAKMDEFLAMEGSGLKAMVDNDREEDLGILYQLISRIDKSKNTLKTSLMGRVMELGLEIEQTLKNTDFSAPAAAGAAGEGEEGAEGADKPKALSPVAQQTAAAIKWVDDVLKLKGKFDSMLENCFSNDLIIQSAITKSFADFINMFDRGAEFVSLFIDDSLKRGLKGKSDEDAEVVLQKAIILVRYLSDRDLFERYYQKHLGRRLLHNKSEIHIEKELVRRMRAELGNHFTAKFEGMFKDMELSKDLSTNYKDHIRNLGDDDRKSTELAIHVLTTNFWPTDVMGRGVLQDGDASRSDCIFPPSIKRLQESFYKFYCQDRSGRVLTWVPSTGSADIKCFFPKVPGKESGPLSKDRRYELNVSTYGMIVLMLFNDLANDESLSFEEIQLKTNIPIPDLTKTLTSLSVPPKFRVLAKEPLTKSVKPTDKFSFNAQFVSKQIKIRVPVISSTSKVEGTEERKETERKNDQTRAHVVDAAIVRIMKQRKELSHTQLTTEVISQLSGRFKPEISLIKKRIEDLLAREYLERMEGDTAAYRYLA, from the exons ATGGCTTCCAGGAATAGGCCGAGGCCAATACGAAGA CCCCTGATCAACAAGGACGCCGGTGGGTTTGATCAATGCTGGGCAACCCTCCAGAGTGCCATGACCGACATACACAACAAAAATGCGAGCAAGCTTTCCTTCGAAAACCTCTACCGAGCCTCATACAAGATTACACTGGTCAAGCGCGGCGAGGAGCTCTTTGAAAAGGTTAAAGAATTCGAGACGGAATGGTTCCACAAGCACATCATTCCCGGTGTCGACGAGCTGGTTAGGAACAATTTACCGAGCATCGCCTTGATACAATTGGCCACGTCAAGCTCCCACGAACGCCGCGAGGCTGGTGAGAGACTTCTTCGCGGAATTCGCAAGATTTGGGAGGACCATAACACATCAATGAATCTGATCGCGGATATGCTGATGTACCTGGAGAGGTCCTGTGTGGAAACCAAGCAAGCATCAGTATACGCAACAACGATCGGCCTTTTCCGAGATCATATCCTCAAGTATGGCCTAAAGGATGTTGACGGGTCGGATCAGCCATTCATCATTATGGACGTGGTCACTGCTGTCGTTCTCGACCTCATCAATATGGATAGAGATGGGGATATCGTCGACCGCAACCTTCTGCGTGACATAACCGGCATGCTAGAGCAGTTGTATGAGACGGacgaagagaaggaaaacgAGAAGCTGTACACGACAATATTCGAGCCACGCTTCCTTGCCGCCAGCGAGGTCTTCTACAAAGCCGAATGTGAGAAGTTGCTCCGAGAGTCCGACGCCGGTTCGTGGTTGCGCCACACACGACGACGCCTgctcgaagaagaagagaggtgTGTTACTTCGATTTCGAATTCCACAAAAGACAATATCGCAGCGGTCTTGGAAAAAGAGTTGATACTGGCCAAGATGGATGAATTCCTGGCGATGGAAGGGAGCGGGTTGAAGGCGATGGTGGACAATGACCGAGAAGAAGACCTTGGAATCCTGTATCAGCTGATTTCAAGGATCGACAAATCGAAGAATACCCTCAAAACGAGTTTGATGGGCCGGGTCATGGAACTGGGCCTTGAAATTGAGCAGACACTCAAGAACACAGACTTCTCTGCACCAGCAGCggccggtgctgctggggagggcgaggagggggccgagggggCCGACAAACCAAAGGCTTTGAGTCCAGTCGCACAGCAAACAGCCGCTGCCATCAAATGGGTTGACGACgtcctcaagctcaagggcaAGTTTGACTCGATGCTGGAAAATTGTTTCAGCAACGATCTTATCATCCAGTCGGCTATTACGAAGAGCTTTGCAGACTTCATCAACATGTTTGATCGAGGTGCCGAGTTTGTCTCGCTGTTCATTGACGATAGTCTCAAACGAGGGTTGAAAGGCAAATCTGACGAGGATGCGGAGGTTGTTCTACAAAAGGCCATTATTCTGGTCAGGTATCTTTCGGACCGTGACTTATTCGAGCGCTACTATCAAAAGCACCTAGGTCGCAGGTTACTGCACAACAAATCCGAAATCCACATCGAAAAGGAGCTCGTCCGACGAATGCGGGCTGAGTTGGGCAATCATTTCACTGCCAAATTCGAAGGCATGTTCAAGGATATGGAGCTCTCCAAAGATCTGTCAACCAACTACAAGGACCACATTCGCAATCTTGGGGACGATGATAGGAAGTCTACTGAACTTGCTATTCATGTTCTCACCACAAACTTCTGGCCTACTGATGTCATGGGGCGCGGTGTCCTCCAAGATGGCGATGCATCGCGGTCGGACTGTATCTTCCCACCATCTATCAAACGACTGCAAGAGAGTTTCTACAAATTCTACTGCCAGGATCGCAGCGGGAGAGTTCTCACCTGGGTACCTTCCACCGGCAGCGCAGACATCAAATGTTTCTTTCCCAAGGTTCCTGGCAAAGAGTCTGGGCCGTTGAGCAAAGACAGGCGCTATGAGCTCAATGTCTCCACTTACGGAATGATTGTTCTCATGCTTTTCAACGATCTGGCCAATGACGAGAGTCTCAGCTTCGAAGAAATCCAGCTGAAGACGAACATTCCCATCCCGGATCTGACCAAAACCTTGACTTCACTCTCGGTTCCGCCAAAATTCAGGGTTCTCGCCAAGGAGCCTCTGACAAAGTCCGTGAAGCCCACAGACAAGTTTTCTTTCAATGCTCAGTTCGTCAGCAAGCAAATCAAGATCAGGGTGCCTGTTATCAGCAGCACATCCAAGGTTGAGGGCACGGAGGAGCGCAAGGAGACGGAGAGGAAGAACGATCAGACGCGGGCTCACGTTGTGGATGCTGCTATTGTCAGAATCATGAA ACAACGCAAGGAGCTCAGCCATACTCAGCTCACAACCGAGGTCATCAGCCAGCTCTCTGGTCGGTTCAAGCCTGAGATTTCTCTCATTAAGAAGCGGATCGAGGACTTGCTTGCGCGAGAATACTTGGAGCGGATGGAGGGCGATACGGCTGCCTATCGCTATCTGGCGTGA